The Actinomycetota bacterium genome includes a region encoding these proteins:
- the pth gene encoding aminoacyl-tRNA hydrolase, which produces MSLRSVGFLVAGLGNPGERYRDTRHNLGHLVIDRLAQNLDITINEFPPTSSFIRAEFGRARIDEEEVILAKPLTFMNLSGKSIKALLDFFNLSPSRLIVVHDDLDLSLGVVRIKAGGGTGGHRGLDSIIVHLKTDEFTRVRIGIGRPPGRQDPAKYVLNPFTERQWDIIDPAIDRAVAAVLAIIRWGVERAMSEYNRS; this is translated from the coding sequence ATGTCTCTCAGATCCGTGGGATTTCTCGTTGCGGGACTGGGTAATCCCGGCGAGCGATATCGTGATACCCGGCATAACTTGGGCCATTTGGTCATTGATAGATTGGCTCAGAATCTAGACATCACCATTAATGAATTTCCACCCACTAGTAGCTTCATACGAGCTGAATTTGGAAGGGCGAGGATAGACGAGGAGGAAGTTATCTTGGCTAAGCCTTTGACCTTTATGAATTTAAGTGGGAAGAGCATAAAGGCTCTTTTGGATTTTTTCAATCTCTCTCCCTCTCGATTAATAGTGGTGCACGACGATTTAGATTTGTCCTTGGGGGTGGTTAGAATCAAGGCGGGGGGAGGGACCGGTGGACACCGCGGTCTGGATTCCATAATAGTTCATTTGAAAACGGATGAGTTCACCAGGGTCCGCATTGGAATTGGTCGTCCACCGGGAAGGCAGGATCCGGCAAAATATGTTCTCAATCCCTTCACCGAGAGACAATGGGATATTATCGATCCCGCCATCGATCGAGCTGTGGCTGCAGTTTTGGCCATCATAAGATGGGGCGTGGAAAGAGCCATGAGCGAGTATAATAGAAGTTGA
- a CDS encoding 50S ribosomal protein L25: MKIIELKARRRDTGKGASRKLRTVGEIPAVLYGEGIESYPLAVDVRDFIHLIRSEGLNVIVKLKVEGDRGDPSRPPRRVGVDRKDCTAIIKEIQRDPLKDFYLHIDFQKIAMDEKISTMVPITIVGEAPGVKEGGVLQHGLWEVEVEALPKDLPDCIEVDVSALGIGDAVRVSDLPKPEGVEILTSPDEVLVSIVPPTAIVKEVAEEEEVEEEVPAEAEMVKEEEKKEGKKEE; the protein is encoded by the coding sequence ATGAAGATAATAGAGCTTAAAGCGAGACGCAGAGATACCGGCAAGGGTGCGTCGAGAAAGCTTAGAACAGTGGGCGAAATTCCCGCCGTTCTATATGGTGAGGGAATTGAATCTTATCCTTTGGCAGTCGATGTTCGGGATTTTATCCATCTCATCCGATCCGAGGGCTTAAATGTTATTGTGAAGTTAAAGGTCGAAGGGGATAGAGGAGACCCTTCCCGTCCGCCCCGACGAGTCGGGGTCGACAGGAAGGACTGTACTGCGATCATTAAAGAAATTCAGAGGGATCCCCTCAAGGATTTCTATCTCCATATAGATTTCCAGAAGATCGCCATGGATGAAAAGATTTCTACCATGGTACCCATAACCATTGTTGGAGAAGCCCCCGGGGTAAAAGAAGGGGGAGTGCTTCAGCATGGATTGTGGGAAGTGGAGGTGGAAGCTTTACCGAAGGATTTGCCTGACTGCATCGAGGTCGATGTGAGTGCCCTGGGGATCGGTGATGCGGTTAGGGTATCCGACCTACCCAAGCCCGAAGGCGTTGAGATACTTACTAGTCCAGATGAGGTTTTAGTGTCGATAGTTCCTCCAACGGCTATTGTAAAAGAGGTTGCTGAGGAAGAAGAGGTAGAGGAAGAGGTACCTGCTGAAGCCGAAATGGTAAAGGAAGAAGAGAAAAAAGAAGGGAAGAAGGAAGAATAA
- the glmU gene encoding bifunctional UDP-N-acetylglucosamine diphosphorylase/glucosamine-1-phosphate N-acetyltransferase GlmU, which yields MKLVVVILAAGEGTRMKSSLPKVLHQICGKPMVKYVVETAKELNPRGMVAVIGYGAHQVTSHVKDDAEIVIQEQQLGTGHAVRVAESVIGDFDGTLLVLCGDTPLLKSETLRKLIDIHRESKAAATILTTVLKDPAGYGRIIRDKKGLVAGIVEEKDATFKQQKICEINSGTYCFDAKKLFVTLPELTRENEQREFYLTDVIGILKSRGEKIATHSVSDGCEVLGVNSRRELAKAEGIMRERIINGWMEEGVTFIDPLSTFVGPDVTLGQDTLIYPFTLLEGSTSVGRNCTIGPWAHLIDAQVGDEVEIRNGVIRESIIEDGVRLGPFCSLRPGTRIKKGAKIGTFVEVKGSDIGRKSKVPHLSYIGDATIGEDVNIGAGTITCNYDGIRKYKTIIEDGAFIGSDTMLIAPVKIGKNAATGAGSAIAQDVPDDSLAVERSKQKVIRDWSKKRKKKRQKAKGKDLKSEE from the coding sequence GTGAAGCTGGTTGTGGTCATATTAGCTGCTGGTGAAGGAACTCGAATGAAATCCTCCCTCCCAAAGGTTCTTCACCAAATTTGTGGCAAGCCCATGGTAAAGTATGTGGTGGAAACGGCCAAGGAACTCAATCCTCGGGGAATGGTAGCGGTAATCGGATACGGAGCGCATCAGGTGACTTCGCATGTAAAAGATGATGCTGAGATCGTAATTCAAGAGCAGCAGTTGGGAACGGGTCACGCCGTTAGAGTTGCCGAATCGGTCATCGGTGATTTTGATGGCACGCTGCTTGTCCTTTGTGGCGATACCCCTCTCCTCAAATCCGAGACTTTACGCAAGCTAATCGATATTCACAGGGAAAGTAAAGCAGCGGCTACTATACTTACCACGGTGCTAAAGGATCCAGCGGGTTATGGAAGGATAATCCGCGATAAAAAGGGATTGGTTGCCGGGATCGTGGAGGAGAAGGATGCCACCTTTAAGCAGCAAAAAATCTGTGAGATTAACTCCGGAACATACTGCTTTGATGCAAAGAAATTATTTGTCACTCTTCCTGAACTCACTCGCGAAAATGAGCAGCGGGAATTTTATTTAACCGATGTCATCGGGATATTAAAATCCAGGGGAGAAAAAATTGCCACTCATTCCGTAAGCGACGGGTGCGAGGTTCTCGGGGTAAATTCCAGAAGAGAACTAGCTAAAGCAGAGGGGATTATGCGCGAGAGGATCATAAACGGGTGGATGGAGGAAGGAGTTACCTTCATTGATCCCCTTTCCACCTTCGTTGGCCCAGACGTAACTTTGGGTCAGGATACGCTGATCTATCCCTTCACCCTCCTTGAGGGATCCACCTCCGTGGGTCGAAATTGCACCATTGGTCCCTGGGCACATCTCATCGATGCACAGGTTGGAGATGAGGTTGAGATCCGTAACGGGGTGATAAGGGAAAGCATAATCGAAGATGGAGTTCGACTGGGACCTTTCTGTTCGCTAAGACCGGGTACTCGAATAAAGAAAGGGGCGAAGATAGGAACCTTTGTCGAGGTAAAGGGCAGTGATATCGGGCGAAAAAGCAAGGTCCCCCATCTAAGTTACATCGGAGATGCAACGATAGGCGAGGATGTGAACATTGGAGCAGGCACGATAACCTGTAATTATGATGGAATTCGAAAGTATAAGACTATAATCGAAGATGGCGCATTCATTGGTAGTGATACCATGTTGATTGCTCCGGTAAAAATTGGGAAGAATGCCGCGACAGGAGCTGGTTCTGCGATAGCCCAAGATGTTCCAGACGATAGTCTGGCAGTGGAGCGCTCCAAACAGAAGGTGATCAGGGACTGGTCCAAAAAGCGAAAAAAGAAAAGGCAAAAGGCAAAAGGGAAGGACTTAAAAAGCGAGGAATAA
- a CDS encoding ribose-phosphate pyrophosphokinase translates to MSHNFRLMVFSGSANLDLGQEIAQYIGIELGKIKLHRFSDGEIYVRYLESVRGADVFVIQSLCAPINENLMELLIMIDALKRASAERISAVIPYYGYARQDKKTLAREPITAKLVADVLSVAGIDRMISMDIHAGQTQGFFDVPVDHLTAVPILADYFQEKRLENLVVVSPDVGRVKTAKRYSDRLNADIAILHKTRPAHNVSETTHVIGKVKGKVTLLIDDIIDTAGTMVGGAQTLKDHGATEIYACATHPVLSGSAVEKLGSSLIKEVVVTNTIPVPQKKRIKKFKVVSIAPLFAKTIVNVHEDKSVSELLGGDDQV, encoded by the coding sequence ATGTCCCATAATTTTAGGCTGATGGTATTTTCTGGAAGCGCCAATCTCGATCTTGGTCAGGAGATCGCCCAGTATATTGGGATAGAACTGGGCAAGATTAAACTCCATCGATTTAGCGACGGCGAGATCTACGTAAGATATCTAGAAAGTGTCCGAGGAGCTGATGTTTTTGTTATTCAATCTTTATGCGCTCCCATAAATGAGAATTTAATGGAATTATTGATCATGATAGATGCCCTGAAGAGAGCCTCCGCTGAGAGAATATCGGCGGTTATTCCCTACTACGGTTATGCAAGGCAAGATAAGAAAACATTGGCCAGAGAGCCGATAACCGCAAAATTGGTGGCAGATGTCCTCAGTGTGGCGGGCATAGATAGGATGATTTCCATGGACATCCATGCGGGGCAAACTCAGGGATTCTTTGATGTTCCGGTGGATCACCTGACCGCGGTCCCAATCTTGGCTGATTATTTCCAGGAAAAGAGGCTAGAAAATCTGGTTGTTGTTTCACCCGACGTGGGACGGGTGAAAACAGCCAAGAGATATTCGGATAGATTAAATGCGGATATCGCCATTTTGCATAAGACCCGACCGGCACATAATGTTTCCGAAACTACACACGTGATTGGGAAAGTTAAGGGGAAGGTGACCCTGTTAATAGATGATATCATAGACACCGCGGGAACCATGGTTGGAGGCGCACAGACGCTTAAAGACCATGGAGCCACCGAAATATATGCCTGTGCCACTCATCCTGTGCTTTCCGGGTCTGCAGTGGAGAAATTGGGATCCTCACTGATCAAGGAAGTCGTGGTCACCAACACCATACCGGTACCCCAGAAAAAACGGATTAAAAAATTCAAGGTGGTGTCCATAGCTCCCCTATTTGCCAAAACGATCGTAAATGTTCATGAGGATAAGTCGGTGAGTGAATTGTTGGGAGGAGATGATCAGGTATAA